From Cellulomonas fimi ATCC 484, a single genomic window includes:
- a CDS encoding FKBP-type peptidyl-prolyl cis-trans isomerase yields MRRTTTARAIAAATTALVLSLSLAACSGDGGSDDSPSADASASVSAAQAADQAALAKVKVEGEPGEEPKVTLPSTPFNVTTFVAHLVQDGDGAAIEDGQNLTVHMVMVSGTDGSTMGSTYPDSPETVTAGATSIAELDKELEGAHVGARVLVALSSGENNTQVYAMEVVDAVTIPDRAEGEAVAPVEGLPTVTLGEDGAPSITPSTAAAPTTLVAQPLIKGSGPAVESGQTVTVKYTGWLWDGTEFDSSWSKDTTFPFQVGAGQVIPGWDTGVTGQTVGSQVLLVVPPDQGYGDQDNGTIPANSTLVFVVDILDAR; encoded by the coding sequence GTGCGCCGCACGACCACCGCCCGCGCGATCGCCGCAGCGACCACCGCGCTCGTCCTGTCCCTCTCGCTCGCCGCCTGCTCGGGCGACGGCGGCTCCGACGACTCCCCGTCCGCCGACGCCAGCGCGTCGGTCAGCGCGGCCCAGGCCGCCGACCAGGCCGCCCTCGCGAAGGTCAAGGTCGAGGGCGAGCCGGGTGAGGAGCCGAAGGTCACGCTCCCCAGCACCCCGTTCAACGTGACGACCTTCGTCGCACACCTCGTGCAGGACGGTGACGGCGCCGCGATCGAGGACGGCCAGAACCTCACGGTCCACATGGTCATGGTGAGCGGCACGGACGGCTCGACGATGGGCTCGACGTACCCCGACAGCCCGGAGACGGTCACGGCCGGCGCCACGAGCATCGCGGAGCTCGACAAGGAGCTCGAGGGCGCGCACGTCGGCGCCCGGGTGCTCGTCGCGCTCTCGTCGGGCGAGAACAACACGCAGGTGTACGCGATGGAGGTCGTCGACGCGGTGACGATCCCGGACCGCGCGGAGGGCGAGGCGGTCGCGCCCGTCGAGGGCCTGCCGACCGTCACGCTGGGCGAGGACGGCGCACCGTCGATCACGCCGTCGACGGCCGCGGCGCCGACGACGCTCGTCGCGCAGCCGCTCATCAAGGGCTCGGGCCCGGCGGTCGAGTCCGGCCAGACGGTCACCGTGAAGTACACCGGCTGGCTGTGGGACGGCACGGAGTTCGACTCGTCCTGGTCGAAGGACACGACGTTCCCGTTCCAGGTCGGCGCGGGTCAGGTCATCCCGGGCTGGGACACGGGCGTCACGGGCCAGACGGTCGGCAGCCAGGTGCTGCTCGTCGTCCCGCCGGACCAGGGCTACGGCGACCAGGACAACGGCACGATCCCCGCGAACTCGACGCTCGTCTTCGTCGTCGACATCCTCGACGCCCGCTGA
- a CDS encoding elongation factor G, producing MDQATTPRTRTVALLGASGAGKTTLVEELLHQAGVLTRPGRVEDGSTVSDHEPEEVARGISLGLGVAPFPWKAPDGATYDVTLLDTPGSADFAGAADAAVAAADLALVVVSAVDGVQAGTHAAWRLAADAGLPTFVVVTKEDKARADFRHVLADLRAAFGDGFVPLELPLGEESSFTGVADVLTEQGFAYDKDGHHRTEPLPADVADEEHRLHDEVTEEIVAHDDEQLERYLAGDVPSAAELERTLAHEVQDREAFPVLVVSGVTGVGVDRLADLLCELAPSPTDRPKRVRAGDTVVEVAADPAGPVLVHAFRTVADPFVGQVTLVRVLSGTVRPGDKLLNTTTRTEERVPGLFRLRGKEHLPVDSVPAGHVAAIAKLAATPSGSLLAERTGPGAAMTAEPPRPRPPVYALALEPVTQSDDDRLSAALGRLTAEDVTLSVDRTGDRTVLRGLGDTHLTVALERLARVFGVHVTTSPVPVGYRETIRKAVEAEGKVKKQSGGHGQYAVVQLRVSPLPHGSGFEFVDKVVGGAIPRGYLPAVQRGVVEAMEHGGPHGYPVVDLRVEVYDGKAHSVDSSDMAFRTAAATGVRDALAAAGTVVLEPVSHVEVVVPASAQGDVMSDLSSRRGRISATTSLDDGTVRIEASVPEAELSRYALDLRSITGGRAELTMTPERFDVCPDHLVPA from the coding sequence ATGGACCAGGCAACGACGCCGAGGACCCGCACGGTGGCCCTGCTCGGAGCGTCCGGGGCGGGCAAGACGACGCTCGTCGAGGAGCTGCTGCACCAGGCCGGGGTGCTCACCCGACCAGGCCGGGTCGAGGACGGCTCGACGGTGAGCGACCACGAGCCCGAGGAGGTCGCGCGCGGCATCTCGCTCGGCCTGGGCGTGGCGCCGTTCCCGTGGAAGGCGCCGGACGGCGCGACGTACGACGTGACGCTGCTCGACACCCCCGGCTCGGCGGACTTCGCGGGCGCCGCGGACGCGGCCGTCGCTGCGGCGGACCTCGCGCTGGTCGTCGTGAGCGCCGTCGACGGGGTGCAGGCCGGGACGCACGCGGCCTGGCGGCTCGCGGCGGACGCGGGGCTGCCGACGTTCGTCGTCGTCACGAAGGAGGACAAGGCGCGCGCCGACTTCCGGCACGTGCTCGCGGACCTGCGGGCGGCGTTCGGTGACGGGTTCGTGCCGCTCGAGCTGCCGCTCGGCGAGGAGTCGTCGTTCACCGGCGTCGCGGACGTGCTCACGGAGCAGGGGTTCGCGTACGACAAGGACGGGCACCACCGCACGGAGCCGCTCCCGGCGGACGTCGCCGACGAGGAGCACCGCCTCCACGACGAGGTGACGGAGGAGATCGTCGCGCACGACGACGAGCAGCTGGAGCGCTACCTGGCGGGAGACGTGCCGAGCGCCGCCGAGCTGGAGCGGACGCTCGCGCACGAGGTGCAGGACCGGGAGGCGTTCCCGGTCCTCGTCGTCTCGGGGGTCACCGGGGTCGGCGTGGACCGGCTCGCGGACCTGCTGTGCGAGCTCGCGCCGTCGCCCACGGACCGCCCGAAGCGGGTGCGCGCGGGCGACACCGTCGTGGAGGTCGCGGCCGACCCGGCCGGTCCCGTGCTGGTGCACGCGTTCCGCACGGTCGCGGACCCGTTCGTCGGCCAGGTGACCCTCGTGCGGGTGCTGTCCGGCACCGTGCGCCCCGGCGACAAGCTGCTCAACACCACGACCCGCACCGAGGAGCGCGTGCCGGGGCTGTTCCGGCTGCGCGGCAAGGAGCACCTGCCGGTCGACAGCGTGCCCGCGGGCCACGTCGCCGCGATCGCGAAGCTCGCCGCCACCCCGTCGGGGTCGCTGCTCGCGGAGCGCACGGGACCGGGGGCCGCGATGACCGCGGAGCCGCCGCGCCCGCGCCCGCCCGTGTACGCGCTCGCCCTGGAGCCCGTCACGCAGTCCGACGACGACCGCCTGTCCGCGGCGCTCGGGCGGCTGACCGCCGAGGACGTGACGCTCAGCGTCGACCGCACCGGTGACCGCACGGTCCTGCGCGGGCTCGGCGACACGCACCTCACGGTCGCGCTCGAGCGGCTCGCGCGCGTCTTCGGCGTCCACGTGACGACGTCCCCCGTGCCGGTCGGCTACCGGGAGACGATCCGCAAGGCCGTCGAGGCCGAGGGCAAGGTCAAGAAGCAGTCCGGCGGACACGGGCAGTACGCCGTCGTGCAGCTGCGGGTGTCGCCGCTGCCGCACGGGTCGGGGTTCGAGTTCGTCGACAAGGTCGTGGGCGGCGCGATCCCGCGCGGCTACCTGCCCGCCGTGCAGCGCGGCGTCGTCGAGGCGATGGAGCACGGCGGACCGCACGGGTACCCCGTGGTCGACCTGCGCGTCGAGGTGTACGACGGCAAGGCGCACTCGGTCGACTCCTCCGACATGGCGTTCCGGACCGCGGCGGCGACGGGCGTGCGCGACGCGCTGGCCGCGGCCGGGACCGTCGTGCTGGAGCCCGTGAGCCACGTCGAGGTCGTCGTGCCCGCCTCCGCGCAGGGCGACGTGATGAGCGACCTGTCGTCGCGGCGGGGCCGGATCAGCGCGACCACGTCCCTCGACGACGGCACCGTACGGATCGAGGCGTCCGTGCCCGAGGCGGAGCTGTCGCGCTACGCGCTGGACCTGCGGTCGATCACGGGCGGGCGCGCGGAGCTGACGATGACGCCGGAGCGCTTCGACGTCTGCCCGGACCACCTCGTCCCTGCCTGA
- a CDS encoding L-threonylcarbamoyladenylate synthase, with protein sequence MARYFDVHPHDPQPRAITQVVDLLREGGLIAYPTDSCYALGCRVGDQEGAERIRRIRHLDDRHHFTLVCADFAQLGQLVHLDNAAFRAIKAATPGPYTFILKATPEVPRRLAHPKKRSVGVRIPDSRVVQAILHELGEPLLSSTLLLPGQEEPLTEGWLIKEELDHQVDAVVDAGDCDTVPTTVVDWTEGTPEVVRVGAGDPSRFA encoded by the coding sequence ATGGCCCGCTACTTCGACGTCCACCCGCACGACCCGCAGCCGAGGGCGATCACGCAGGTCGTGGACCTGCTGCGTGAGGGTGGGCTGATCGCCTACCCGACCGACTCCTGCTACGCGCTGGGCTGCCGCGTGGGCGACCAGGAGGGGGCCGAGCGGATCCGCCGCATCCGGCACCTCGACGACCGGCACCACTTCACGCTCGTCTGCGCCGACTTCGCGCAGCTCGGCCAGCTCGTGCACCTCGACAACGCGGCGTTCCGCGCGATCAAGGCCGCGACGCCGGGCCCGTACACGTTCATCCTCAAGGCGACGCCGGAGGTGCCGCGCCGGCTCGCGCACCCCAAGAAGCGGTCGGTCGGCGTGCGCATCCCGGACAGCCGCGTGGTGCAGGCGATCCTGCACGAGCTGGGCGAGCCGCTGCTGTCCTCGACGCTGCTCCTGCCCGGCCAGGAGGAGCCGCTCACCGAGGGCTGGCTCATCAAGGAGGAGCTCGACCACCAGGTCGACGCCGTCGTCGACGCCGGGGACTGCGACACCGTGCCGACGACCGTCGTCGACTGGACCGAGGGGACGCCCGAGGTCGTCCGCGTCGGCGCGGGCGACCCGTCCCGCTTCGCCTGA
- a CDS encoding TIGR00725 family protein — MDRAHVGVVGPGTASAAELDVARAVGRGLAERGCVVLSGGLGGVMAAASQGAAEAGGTVVGLLPGDDRTDGNRWLTVAVPTGLGEVRNALLVRASDVVVAVGGSWGTLSEVALAVRTGVPVVAVGGWTVRAADGHEPGPPPDGGATAERLTAADPGRPAVHHVPDARAALALVDDVLGRR, encoded by the coding sequence ATGGACAGGGCACACGTCGGGGTCGTGGGGCCGGGGACCGCGTCGGCCGCGGAGCTCGACGTCGCGCGTGCCGTCGGCCGCGGGCTGGCGGAGCGCGGCTGCGTGGTGCTGTCCGGCGGGCTCGGGGGCGTGATGGCGGCGGCCTCGCAGGGGGCCGCGGAGGCGGGCGGCACGGTCGTCGGGCTGCTCCCGGGCGACGACCGCACGGACGGGAACCGGTGGCTCACGGTCGCGGTCCCGACCGGGCTCGGCGAGGTCCGCAACGCGCTCCTGGTGCGGGCGAGCGACGTCGTCGTCGCCGTGGGCGGGTCCTGGGGGACCCTGAGCGAGGTCGCGCTGGCCGTCCGCACCGGCGTCCCGGTGGTCGCGGTGGGCGGCTGGACGGTGCGCGCGGCGGACGGGCACGAGCCCGGGCCGCCCCCGGACGGCGGCGCGACGGCCGAACGCCTCACCGCGGCCGATCCCGGACGTCCCGCGGTGCACCACGTACCGGACGCGCGGGCGGCGCTCGCGCTGGTCGACGACGTGCTGGGGCGCCGGTGA
- a CDS encoding uracil-DNA glycosylase, with product MSGTAGGDAGAVDDATSNPMRAPSARTLAELDGLVVGCRACPRLVAWREHVAEVKRAAFRDETYWGRPVPGFGDPRADVLVVGLAPAAHGANRTGRMFTGDRSGDFLFASMHRTGFASQALSVRADDGLTLDGIRVTAPVRCAPPENAPTPQERRTCGPFLARELALVEPRVVVVLGGFGWQAVLATLAEQGWAVPRPRPAFAHGAEVRLRRVDGDGELALVGCFHVSQQNTFTGRLTPAMLDAVLVRARALASGAG from the coding sequence GTGAGCGGGACCGCGGGCGGCGACGCCGGGGCCGTCGACGACGCCACCTCGAACCCGATGCGGGCCCCCTCGGCACGCACCCTCGCCGAGCTCGACGGGCTCGTCGTCGGCTGCCGGGCCTGCCCCCGTCTCGTCGCGTGGCGCGAGCACGTCGCCGAGGTGAAGCGCGCGGCGTTCCGCGACGAGACGTACTGGGGGCGCCCGGTGCCGGGGTTCGGCGACCCGCGGGCGGACGTGCTCGTGGTCGGTCTGGCCCCCGCGGCGCACGGTGCCAACCGGACGGGCCGGATGTTCACCGGGGACCGCTCGGGGGACTTCCTGTTCGCGTCGATGCACCGCACGGGGTTCGCGTCGCAGGCCCTGTCGGTGCGCGCCGACGACGGGCTGACGCTCGACGGCATCCGCGTGACGGCGCCCGTGCGGTGCGCGCCGCCCGAGAACGCCCCGACCCCGCAGGAGCGCCGCACGTGCGGCCCGTTCCTGGCGCGGGAGCTCGCACTGGTGGAGCCGCGCGTCGTCGTCGTGCTGGGCGGCTTCGGCTGGCAGGCGGTGCTCGCGACGCTCGCGGAGCAGGGCTGGGCGGTGCCCCGGCCGCGGCCCGCGTTCGCGCACGGCGCCGAGGTCCGGCTGCGGCGGGTCGACGGCGACGGGGAGCTCGCCCTGGTGGGCTGCTTCCACGTGAGCCAGCAGAACACGTTCACGGGGCGCCTCACCCCGGCGATGCTCGACGCCGTCCTGGTCCGGGCGCGTGCGCTCGCGTCGGGCGCCGGCTGA
- a CDS encoding glycoside hydrolase family 113: MGTQQIPGGYVAGMTWGWTGVRGTWGGPRAERSMDLMVERLGVTWTAITFAAYQDTAQSVDIRFDQAPTVTDDEVRWAIRAAKARGLRVVLKPVVNVADGTWRAHINFFDHDVPPEPKWSQWFASYTAYVVHHARIAAEEGVEMLCIGCEMVQTDRRADEWRALVAEVRAVYDGLVTYNCDKYQEEHVTWWDAVDVVSSSGYYPADDWEAQLDRIAPVVERFGKPFFFMEAGCPSREGSPALPNDWSLPGAPSQEAQVHWYESAFRACAARPWVQGFMLWDWPAALYDEADAAADDDYCMYGKAAEATVREAYAGRTTTAV; this comes from the coding sequence GTGGGTACGCAGCAGATCCCCGGCGGGTACGTCGCCGGCATGACGTGGGGCTGGACCGGCGTCCGCGGGACGTGGGGCGGCCCGCGCGCCGAACGGTCGATGGATCTCATGGTCGAGCGGCTCGGCGTCACCTGGACCGCGATCACGTTCGCGGCCTACCAGGACACCGCGCAGTCGGTCGACATCCGCTTCGACCAGGCGCCGACGGTGACCGACGACGAGGTCCGCTGGGCGATCCGGGCCGCCAAGGCGCGCGGGCTGCGCGTCGTCCTCAAGCCCGTCGTCAACGTCGCCGACGGCACCTGGCGCGCGCACATCAACTTCTTCGACCACGACGTCCCGCCCGAGCCCAAGTGGTCCCAGTGGTTCGCGTCGTACACGGCCTACGTCGTGCACCACGCGCGCATCGCCGCCGAGGAGGGCGTCGAGATGCTCTGCATCGGCTGCGAGATGGTCCAGACGGACCGCCGCGCCGACGAGTGGCGCGCGCTCGTCGCCGAGGTCCGTGCCGTCTACGACGGGCTCGTGACCTACAACTGCGACAAGTACCAGGAGGAGCACGTCACCTGGTGGGACGCCGTCGACGTCGTCTCGTCGTCCGGGTACTACCCCGCCGACGACTGGGAGGCCCAGCTCGACCGCATCGCGCCCGTCGTCGAGCGGTTCGGCAAGCCGTTCTTCTTCATGGAGGCCGGCTGCCCCAGCCGCGAGGGCTCCCCCGCGCTCCCCAACGACTGGTCGCTGCCCGGTGCACCGTCCCAGGAGGCGCAGGTCCACTGGTACGAGTCGGCGTTCCGCGCGTGCGCCGCACGCCCCTGGGTGCAGGGCTTCATGCTCTGGGACTGGCCCGCGGCGCTGTACGACGAGGCGGACGCGGCCGCCGACGACGACTACTGCATGTACGGCAAGGCGGCGGAGGCCACGGTCCGCGAGGCCTACGCGGGGCGTACGACGACGGCCGTGTGA
- a CDS encoding alpha/beta fold hydrolase has protein sequence MTHEYAMTGFVVRDHRVRVPVDWADPARFGDIEVFAREVVDPRRATQDLPLLLFLQGGPGGMGPRPAPGSWLGAALEKYRVVLLDQRGTGRSSRVDGRVVARFDDPEVAADYLACFRGDAIVADAEHLRTTVFGGRRWATLGQSYGGFLTMTYLSRHPEALTRCYVTGGLPPLTVDAEGVYRETFDRQASRNAELRRQHPDDVELLGALADRVAAGDVLLPDGDVLTPERLQTLGMQLGMSTGITGLHWLLDTALDSTGEPSVPFLADVASRTGFDAMPLYAVLQEVIYHQGERAGGWVAEREAARRPEFSPSARPLLLTGEAMFPWMYAQQAALRPFERVAHVLAERTSWPELYDLDRLASNEVPVAAVMYYDDPYVDLGLALRGAEAVGNVQVWITNEHLHDGVRVAGDTILPRLVDLVDGVWSVTSR, from the coding sequence ATGACGCACGAGTACGCCATGACCGGGTTCGTCGTCCGTGACCACCGGGTGCGGGTGCCCGTCGACTGGGCCGACCCCGCGCGGTTCGGCGACATCGAGGTGTTCGCGCGCGAGGTCGTCGACCCGCGGCGTGCGACGCAGGACCTGCCGCTGCTGCTGTTCCTCCAGGGCGGCCCGGGCGGGATGGGTCCGCGTCCGGCGCCGGGCTCGTGGCTCGGTGCGGCGCTCGAGAAGTACCGCGTCGTGCTGCTCGACCAGCGGGGCACGGGCCGCTCGTCGCGCGTCGACGGGCGCGTCGTCGCGCGCTTCGACGACCCGGAGGTGGCCGCGGACTACCTGGCGTGCTTCCGCGGGGACGCGATCGTCGCCGACGCGGAGCACCTGCGCACCACGGTGTTCGGCGGCCGACGCTGGGCCACGCTCGGGCAGTCGTACGGCGGCTTCCTCACCATGACGTACCTGTCGCGGCACCCGGAGGCGCTGACGCGCTGCTACGTCACGGGCGGGCTGCCGCCGCTGACGGTCGACGCGGAGGGGGTCTACCGGGAGACGTTCGACCGGCAGGCGTCGCGCAACGCCGAGCTGCGGCGGCAGCACCCGGACGACGTCGAGCTGCTCGGGGCGCTCGCGGACCGGGTCGCCGCGGGGGACGTCCTGCTGCCCGACGGGGACGTCCTGACGCCCGAGCGGCTGCAGACGCTCGGCATGCAGCTCGGCATGAGCACGGGCATCACGGGCCTGCACTGGCTGCTGGACACGGCCCTCGACTCGACCGGTGAGCCGTCCGTGCCGTTCCTCGCGGACGTCGCGTCGCGGACCGGGTTCGACGCCATGCCCCTGTACGCGGTGCTGCAGGAGGTGATCTACCACCAGGGCGAGCGTGCGGGCGGGTGGGTCGCGGAGCGGGAGGCCGCACGCCGGCCGGAGTTCTCCCCGTCGGCCCGGCCGCTGCTGCTCACGGGCGAGGCGATGTTCCCCTGGATGTACGCGCAGCAGGCGGCGCTGCGTCCGTTCGAGCGCGTCGCGCACGTGCTCGCGGAGCGGACGTCGTGGCCCGAGCTGTACGACCTGGACCGGCTCGCGTCGAACGAGGTGCCGGTCGCGGCCGTCATGTACTACGACGACCCGTACGTCGACCTGGGGCTGGCGCTGCGCGGGGCCGAGGCGGTCGGGAACGTGCAGGTGTGGATCACCAACGAGCACCTGCACGACGGGGTGCGCGTCGCGGGCGACACGATCCTGCCGCGGCTGGTCGACCTCGTCGACGGGGTGTGGTCGGTGACGTCCCGCTGA
- a CDS encoding MFS transporter translates to MVTTGLVAIDATILATAVPTIVGELGGFETFPWLFSVYLLTQAVSVPIYSKLADTVGRLPVVLVGIGLFLLGSVLCGFAWSMPALVVARAVQGLGAGAVQPMAITIAGDIYTVAERAKAQAYIAAVWAASSVVGPTLGGLFSEYASWRWIFWVNVPLCVWAAWLLVRHLRESVARTTHRIDWTGGALLTVGLTLLVLGLLEGGHAWPWVSVPGLGSLGLAAALLGAFVLVERRAVEPVLPLWVFRRRLLVAALLVGLAVGAVLVGLSSYVPTFLEALLDASPIVSGLTLAALTLGWPISASQSGRLYLRFGFRATALAGAALVLVGTVALVVVATRPSVLAVGACCFVVGAGMGLAASPTLIAAQASVGWGDRGVVTGANAFARSLGSAVGVAVLGAVVNGLMHGTDATSDPARFQHAVTVGLVGVVAAAVVLAVGAALIPGSTPTTDHPSDARRAPSARGPATASD, encoded by the coding sequence ATGGTGACGACCGGCCTCGTCGCCATCGACGCCACGATCCTCGCCACCGCGGTCCCGACCATCGTCGGCGAGCTCGGCGGCTTCGAGACGTTCCCGTGGCTGTTCTCGGTGTACCTGCTCACGCAGGCGGTGAGCGTCCCGATCTACTCCAAGCTCGCGGACACCGTCGGGCGGCTGCCCGTCGTGCTCGTCGGCATCGGGCTGTTCCTGCTCGGGTCGGTGCTCTGCGGGTTCGCGTGGAGCATGCCGGCGCTCGTCGTCGCACGCGCCGTGCAGGGGCTGGGCGCCGGGGCGGTGCAGCCCATGGCGATCACGATCGCGGGCGACATCTACACCGTCGCCGAGCGCGCCAAGGCGCAGGCGTACATCGCCGCCGTCTGGGCCGCGTCGTCCGTCGTCGGGCCCACGCTCGGCGGCCTCTTCTCCGAGTACGCGTCGTGGCGGTGGATCTTCTGGGTCAACGTGCCGCTGTGCGTGTGGGCCGCGTGGCTGCTCGTGCGGCACCTGCGCGAGTCCGTCGCCCGCACCACGCACCGCATCGACTGGACCGGGGGCGCGCTCCTCACCGTCGGCCTGACGCTCCTCGTCCTCGGGCTGCTGGAGGGCGGGCACGCATGGCCGTGGGTCTCCGTGCCCGGGCTCGGCTCGCTCGGCCTCGCCGCCGCGCTGCTCGGCGCGTTCGTGCTCGTCGAGCGCCGCGCCGTCGAGCCCGTCCTGCCGCTGTGGGTGTTCCGGCGTCGGCTGCTCGTCGCCGCCCTGCTCGTCGGCCTCGCGGTAGGCGCCGTTCTCGTCGGCCTGTCCTCCTACGTGCCGACGTTCCTCGAGGCGCTGCTCGACGCGAGCCCGATCGTCTCCGGCCTGACGCTCGCCGCCCTGACCCTCGGCTGGCCCATCTCGGCGTCCCAGTCCGGGCGCCTGTACCTGCGGTTCGGGTTCCGGGCGACCGCGCTCGCCGGTGCCGCGCTCGTGCTCGTCGGCACCGTCGCGCTCGTCGTCGTCGCGACGCGCCCGTCCGTGCTCGCCGTCGGTGCGTGCTGCTTCGTCGTCGGCGCCGGGATGGGTCTGGCCGCGTCCCCCACGCTCATCGCCGCGCAGGCGAGCGTCGGGTGGGGCGACCGCGGCGTCGTGACCGGGGCCAACGCGTTCGCCCGGTCGCTGGGCAGCGCGGTGGGGGTGGCGGTGCTCGGCGCCGTCGTCAACGGGCTCATGCACGGCACCGACGCGACGTCCGACCCCGCACGGTTCCAGCACGCGGTCACCGTGGGCCTGGTCGGCGTCGTCGCCGCCGCGGTCGTGCTCGCCGTGGGCGCCGCGCTGATCCCGGGCAGCACGCCGACGACGGACCACCCCAGTGACGCGCGCCGGGCGCCGTCCGCGCGCGGACCGGCGACCGCCTCCGACTGA